The DNA window ACATGATCTTTATCAGAACTCCAGGACCTGTGATTCCTACTGTCCTGATTACTAACGTGGCAAAGTCGAACCACTGATTCAGTACAGTTAGTCATCATCATGACTTTGAGCTGCGAGCAGGTATCGCTTCTGTATCGTGTAGAACCATCAAATCAAGGATTGAGCTGTGatgcaaaaaaaaaaaaaaaaacgtgGACTATAGTTAAGTAGACTGGGAGTCTTACCCCTGGATGATATCCTTAGAAGTTCGCTGGTACACGCTTCATACCATACATCGTATCAACTGATGAGAATACATACCGTCGAACAATCGACAATTCTTTGAATTGCATCCGTCGACTCCAATGACTCCGCTGTTTCGAGAAGTCCCAAGTTTTCGGATATCGTCTGAAGTCGTGATGTGCCCCGCATGCAACGGTAAGACAAGACACCAACTTTATTTTGGTAATAGACAATAATAAGAACCTACAAACGTGGCTTTGCAAATCCGGACCTAAAGCGAAGTGGACGAGACACATGTAATGGCCGACTGCGATATTTGTATGTGCCAATGAGGTCTCCCCACGAGGCACCTGTTGCTCCGCTTTGGGAAGCTCGTGGCTGCCCGACACTCGTTCCAGGTCACAGATATAAACGTTTTCGACGAGACATGTAcagaatatatttatttgaTTAGTCTTTATATAGGAAAACCTCGCCGCTTGTCGAATTTATAAGATTTCAAAGCCTTTATCTTCCTGAATGATGACAAGCTAATTGTTCTTCCCCCTAATGCAATGCTTCTACACGAAGGAAGTCTATAAGCATCTCCTTATCTTCGTCAAATGGATACAGAAACAAGGGTACAGCTTTGGCTAAACACACATTTGGAGCAGCGACATGGAACTGCAAGTATCAAAAAGGCTGTGCCTGCTGTCAAAACACAAGCAGTATTCACCTATGGATTGGAGTCAGCACCTGAGGAGCAACCAGTTTCCCACAACGTCGTTGACAAACCTGGCGTTATCGACCATGATTATCCAATAGAAGGAGAGCTCCTAGAGATAATCGTTCACCACATCTTTTCACATTCCATTCTTCGACCGGTTCGGGGGTTTCTAATACGCTACATTCGGGAACAGACCGCTATCAAGCCAATTTGTTCAAACCCTTCACTCGAGGTTATTGCCGACTTACCCTCTATGCTCTTCAGCACTTTACCACTGTTAATTTCGATTTGGACTTTGACCAGCTATTGTTGGATCCCACTCTGTGGGCTAATGATGTGGGAGCGTATGGGGTCTGATGTCATATACGGATTCCTGTGCCGGATCTTGAAGGGACTCGAGTGGATGGTGAATCTCATGAAAGGAGTATACGAGATCACTACCACGATGAATAACCCTGCCGTTATATCAACAGGAGCTCGGCGAGTATTGCCGTGGGCAGACGGGCAAACGATCGACGAGGGAGCACTGGGGAGTCTTCTGTACCCTCACTGCGGGAACTCCTAGGCTTGAGGGTGGTTGTGATACGACGTGAAGGAATGGTGAATGATACAATGTAGCCGACGAATATCActgactacctacctgcctAATGCACAAGGATGTCGAAAAGAACATAATGAATAAACTACTTGCCACCATGTATATGGTTTCGGGTATCTCTGGCAGAAACGGCACCTAAATACTCGAAGTAATTCACC is part of the Fusarium poae strain DAOMC 252244 chromosome 4, whole genome shotgun sequence genome and encodes:
- a CDS encoding hypothetical protein (TransMembrane:1 (o127-148i)), with product MDTETRVQLWLNTHLEQRHGTASIKKAVPAVKTQAVFTYGLESAPEEQPVSHNVVDKPGVIDHDYPIEGELLEIIVHHIFSHSILRPVRGFLIRYIREQTAIKPICSNPSLEVIADLPSMLFSTLPLLISIWTLTSYCWIPLCGLMMWERMGSDVIYGFLCRILKGLEWMVNLMKGVYEITTTMNNPAVISTGARRVLPWADGQTIDEGALGSLLYPHCGNS